The Brassica napus cultivar Da-Ae chromosome C1, Da-Ae, whole genome shotgun sequence DNA segment ATGCCATTACAAGACACCAGTCCGTGACTTCTACAAGACACTACACATGACACTAGAAGACACCACACAACACTACACAATTGCTTCAGTCTGTGACTTCTCTAGTTGAAACCGAGACTTGACTTCACTTCAAACTTCACTTTCTCACCTGCATTAGgacaacaaaattttaaacgtAAGAACACCACAAAACATAATAACAACACCATTAAATTTAACATCACAGAACATGAGAACCACAAAAGCATTTTAACATCACCCAACATTTTCACACTGAAACTTACCGCATAACTGAAACGACACTTACACTTAACTAATTAGACATCAACTCAGTTATGAGTTTCAGCTTCAGCGCTTCCTCAAACTCTAGAAGCGGTTCTTGTTTTTCATATAGTTTCTCCAGTAGCTTCATCTTGGACATCCTTTCCTTTATCTCCAAATCTTGCTTCCTGATCGTCCACATCGTCTGATACTTAGCAACGTCCTTGCCATCAACCACTGCCTTCTTCCCAATGGCTTTTGATGCCTTAACACCAGGGGGACGGCTGGTTCTTCCATCATCAGTTTCAATTGCTTGAGAGCTCTCTGACTGTGAAGCGTCGCCAACCTTCCTCTTCTTCGAACATCCATCAGTTTTGGCAGTAGATAGCTCAGACCACTTCTGGTCTGAGCGCAATTCCTTCCATGCATGCTCTAAGGTGAACTTCTTTTTGTGGTTGGCAAAGAAGATTTCGTGGGCAAGTTTGAgaacatcattctcattttgccCACTACTTCTCTCCCTGGTAGCAGCCTCAAACGCTCCACAAAACTTGCTCACCATGTCATTGATCTTGAGCCATCTTTGCTTGCACTGAGACGACTCTCTCTTTTCACATCCAACAAGCTTAGGACTGGCGTTGAAGTAAGTTGCAATTCTTTTCCAGAATGCAACTGACCTCTGCTCATTCCCAACAACGGGATCCTTACTCGTGTTCAGCCACGAGCTGATGAGCACGACGTCCTCTGTTGGACTCCAACTCCTTCTTTCTTTAGGCTGTGCAGGACTGCTCTCTTCGAAGTTGCATCCTTCAGTAGCTTGTGTCCCGAATACTGGAGGAGCAGAGGATTCAAAACCAGAACTATCTTGTTGACTTTGAAGAAGatcaacaaaatttaaattcttaTATAGATTGGGATCCATATCTGAATTTgtctaaaggaagagaagaacagAAGAAGAGAATAATCCACGGTTgaagattaaaataaaaagaagagaagaagccgTAGTTGATagatggaagagaagaagagaagaagccgTAGTTGATagatggaagagaagaagagaagaaggagtTGTTTATAGAAGATAGAAAGTTTAACTTACAACCAATTCGAGTTGACATTCACCTAACTCATTAATCAGACTTAAACATCTTTCTATCTACCCATTAATCACACCTCAGACAACCAGCCAGATTCACAATGAATATATTGCAAAGAAACGAGATTCACAATCAATATATTGCAGACATTAATCAGTTTCTATCTAACCATTAATCACACCTAACCACAGCTTTTTTTTCAAACTAACAATCAATTTACGAGagcaaatattattgttttaccTG contains these protein-coding regions:
- the LOC125579982 gene encoding glutathione S-transferase T3-like yields the protein MDPNLYKNLNFVDLLQSQQDSSGFESSAPPVFGTQATEGCNFEESSPAQPKERRSWSPTEDVVLISSWLNTSKDPVVGNEQRSVAFWKRIATYFNASPKLVGCEKRESSQCKQRWLKINDMVSKFCGAFEAATRERSSGQNENDVLKLAHEIFFANHKKKFTLEHAWKELRSDQKWSELSTAKTDGCSKKRKVGDASQSESSQAIETDDGRTSRPPGVKASKAIGKKAVVDGKDVAKYQTMWTIRKQDLEIKERMSKMKLLEKLYEKQEPLLEFEEALKLKLITELMSN